From Uloborus diversus isolate 005 chromosome 8, Udiv.v.3.1, whole genome shotgun sequence, a single genomic window includes:
- the LOC129228036 gene encoding astacin-like metalloprotease toxin 5, with amino-acid sequence MGKIARDLFLLLFCVAYYPGTEPTGYALYYDSSYLATLDWTRWDPDLWSIFSTFGWNPITADTVPFGSELENKHMMGGDVMPHKNNSIPLDKRVWPDGVIPYKIAPELNKQMPHIQAAMLYIECKTCIRFYPRILEKNYIFLMKGVGCHSHVGMAGGLQNVSLGAGCYKVGKIMHELVHAIGFQHEHQRPDRDDFITIKWENVRPGHERNFDKLKKKDFLIDGPYDYSSVMHYSSVSFSKDKANGLKTMVPKKRGIVLKRVGEKVLSPEDIRRIKTLYNCS; translated from the exons ATGGGAAAGATAGCTAGGGACTTGTTCCTGTTATTGTTTTGTGTTGCATATTACCCAGGAACTGAGCCGACAG GATATGCCTTGTACTATGATTCCTCGtatctggcaacactggattGGACAC gGTGGGATCCAGATCTCTGGTCGATTTTCAGCACTTTTGGCTGGAATCCTATCACAGCCGACACAGTACCTTTTGGTTCAG aGCTGGAAAATAAGCACATGATGGGTGGTGACGTGATGCCTCATAAGAAT AACAGTATCCCGCTTGATAAGCGTGTATGGCCAGACGGAGTAATACCTTACAAAATTGCTCCTGAATTAA ataAACAAATGCCTCATATACAGGCAGCTATGCTTTACATTGAATGCAAAACTTGCATAAGATTCTACCCACGGATACTcgagaaaaattatatttttttgatgaaaggTGTGGG gtGTCATTCTCACGTAGGAATGGCAGGAGGTCTTCAAAATGTATCTCTGGGGGCAGGTTGCTACAAGGTTGGAAAAATTATGCATGAATTGGTACATGCTATTGGCTTCCAACATGAGCACCAACGTCCTGACAGAGATGATTTTATCACCATTAAATGGGAAAACGTAAGGCCTG GTCATGAAAGAAACTTTgacaagttaaagaaaaaagactTTCTTATTGATGGTCCATATGACTATTCTTCAGTGATGCACTACAGTTCCGTGTCATTCAGCAAAGACAAAGCGAATGGGCTGAAAACCATGGTTCCGAAGAAAAGGGGCATTGTTCTTAAACGAGTGGGGGAGAAAGTGCTAAGTCCAGAAGACATTAGACGAATTAAAACTTTGTATAATTGTTCATag